aaataagcattttataatattaagtatttattttgagtaatgttaaaagaaaattatatattacacATATAGTTTCATTACAAACGCTTATTAAATATAGCTGTTAGTTTAATCTAagtattataattaataaatactaaataaataaaacaaaataaagcgCACAATgtttttcttagaaaaatatatactaaaagaaaaggaaaacactCATAAAAAATTTGCAACACaattaaaaaagaatatatatttatgaaaagtgattaaaataaaaaaaatgtatagaatAAAATTGTTGTGTTAGTATTAGTTTTGTCTCTGGTCTTGCCCTCGAAATTTGAATTAAACTAAAATACTAcgttatttatcatatttatcttagcctaatttccaaaagaaaaacagaaaataatatGCCAGGGGTCGAATACGTGAAGCGTGGAGCACTGCTGTGAGTCTCATAACCAAAAGAGCTGATAACATCAATTAGTTCAGTAAGTGCAAAAGTGATTATTGTTTAGTGTGTGGCACGTGCCACACCCCACTCTACCGTGGATCCGCCCCTGGTCCGCAAGACGTCGTCGTGCATGAAGGCGTCCATAACTCCAACTCAACCAATTCCATACAAGATAGTGCGGTTGTGATAAGTATGAAAAATTATGCTCTAATTCAAGCAAATCACGTGGTGGTGGATGGCATCAAATCAAAGAGTCAATGGTTGTTACGTGTCTTGTTGGTGACTGGTTTGTGGAGACAAAACGTTCAACAACGAAGATTGGATACATTGACAAAAATAATTTGTTCTATATATGccttttgtttgtttatgtgAAGATCAAGGATGCTAAGTTTCATCaatggagagaaaaaaaaataattgacgACCACAGTACCAATCTGGAGAGAATGATGTAGTTAAATAtttggaatatttccaaatatttattatttagtttataattatttagataattattttttattattttaggatTTTATGGTGTTTAATATATAGCTGTCTAGTCTTAAGTTTGTATTcagtttatgatttgattaataaaagttaGAGATTTCTCTTTATTCCTTGATTTCTGCTAGAACATAGGTGTtctcaacgaatttaagaaaacattgattttaggcattcttagactaaataagataTTTGTAATAATCTAGTATTCCAGGTATTCTCAAAATCAACGGATCTCTAGTTCTATCCCAATAAGCTTCCACTACATCAAACATCCAAATCTTGAACAACAATTTGTGGACACTTAAATCATGGACAACTGAACTGTGGAAAACTGAATTCAATATCCCCCAACATGTTGAAGcttcaaataaactaattttggATGAAAAGGCTTAATTCTGATCAAAATTGGACAAGAAGAAGTCACATGGGAGTTTGGAGAAGCAACCAAACTTGTCACTATTCAACCTTGAAGAATGCACCTTACTCATGTTACTTTCAACTTAAGAAGACTGAGCTTCTCTCTCCTGTCACTCTCACTCCCTCTCGTCATGTCTATCTTGGCTCTATCCTCTTTGTCCTCATCAGAAACCTtacaatattatttgtttagtaaaactttgTTTTAGTATCAGGTTCATAGGTCAACTTGCCTCTACATGGCATTGTTCTATCTGATTGTAAACTTTAAGTTGAATGAATAATTCTTCTTCATTACTCTCTTGTTACTTCatattctctttattttcttgtttcccACAAGCCTAGACTCCACTCTCATACTCCCAAACTCTCCTAATCTCACTTGAAACTTGTTACTGTCTCAGATACACTTTCTCAACCACTCACTCATAATCTCTCCCATTTTCTGTTCCAGTCACCTAAACACTTAACCATCATCATTCTCATATCATTCTTCATCAATCTCACAGATAGTTGCATGAGCAACAAGTCTTTTGAGAATCAAATGGGGTAGTGGAGTCTTTGAGAGATAACCATTCAATAAAGATGTCCAAGTAATGAAGCATGAGTGTGTATACAACCTTCGAAGAATCATGTCCCATATCTGTTCACTGATTTTGCAGCGTAGAAACACATGATCCCTTGTTTCTGGAACTGAATCGCATATACACAGTTTAATGAAATCCCAAGGCCCCAGTTCGCAAGCCTTACCGAGTCGGCATTCTATAATTCTGCGCAAGCCAGGTATACTTTCAGTCTTTCCCAAACACACTTTCAATACTATCTGATCAGATAATTCGAGATTTAGAGTCCACTTCACTGTTGATCAGGTATATAGTTTAGAATCTTTCCAACATTTCCAGCATATACTGATGTGTATAGACTGGACAAGTCACGCGCTTTCTAATTTTCGTAATAACATTCGAATATTTATTCAAAGAGAGAATGTCTACTAATTCTCAAGTCTCGTTGTTGCACACATGACAtgtctaataaaatatttaatccaGAAATCTCTAGTGCTTGATTGTTTCTATAGATTTTCAGTTTCCATTTATGAAATCTATGACTTGGGATCTCATTTGAGGActgaacatatatatttatgtgtttggttttttttttttggcatcatCACATGTTTGGTTTTCTTGAAACGGTATCAAACAAGAAAATTTCCATTTTCCTGCTAGTAGATTGATATTACCACTGCTCAGACAATTATTGTTTGTCACATTCTCATAtaagaagttttttttatgaCCGGTAACTCGTCTTCCTTTATGACTGTCAATGGAGTTTTCATATTAATGAGTAACACAATTAGCTTAAAATATTTCGGATAATATAGTCAAGAGagttaatcatttttttctttacattttCTTAAACGTATATGGAAAATTATTCTGCAATTTCGTGTATTATCTTAAAGAAATATATAGGTTAAGAGCACATCGTAAGCTTTTTACATACGAAATGTCAACGGATATTTTGAGATATCTATATCTAAAAGGATCATATTTCTATCGTCATATATTCGTTTAATATATCCAAAAGAAGGACAAAAGCTTAACATCTGACCTCGTTTTGGCTTTACGATGTCCATGTTTCGTAGTTATTCTGTTTCTTCTGTTCTTCAGccgaaagaagaaaaagactcCGTCCTCGAATCTTTCTCCGCCTCGTGTTAAGAAGGCTAAACCGAGAAAGAAAGATGGAGGGTTTAGTGTGGTGACTTCAGGTCCTAACActatctccaatgtattttcctatttttttttttaaaatagagatAAATTATTCTCCAACGTATTctcttattttttcttctaaaaaatatttttaaaatattctttttttcttatacaattattaCATTTTACTTTTGAATGTTAAAAATTACCCAttcatttaatttttgatttttttcataaaattgcaatattatttaaactaaacATTTCAGTACagaaaaaacattaaacaataaaaaagtaGACATTATCTAATTATCAATATTACTATACTTTTCCCATAAATGATCAATTAATACATTCTGAAGTGAGAATGAGCTTCTTTATCTTTTCTCATTCGTTTGgataatatttaatgatatttgTGGATCCGGAAATAATTTACCGGAATATTAAGTTGTTTCACTATGTTGTATTAATTGGATTTATGTTCAACTTATTTTGTTATCTATGTAATATTTATGTGCaacttttaataattaatttattattaatcatttttgtttaaatatataattttaaatatcatttgTTTAATAAAACAGTGActttcaataaaattataatattctttGTTATTTCAAgtataattgtaaaaattaaaattattatcaaaacaaataactgTGTGTTTTATGTGTTAAAATTGTATTTCTACATAAATATGTCTTTTGGTTATAATCACAAAAAGTTAAAGgactattttgtaaataaaaaatgtatctctattatagaggattgctattttttctctaaatatagaggcaAAAATAACAATCTCAATTTTAGGAGAAGAAATATAGGTGGGTTGGAGTAGATTTTACTCGATTATAGCATATAGAGGCAAAAATAAGAAactgccacaaataccacattcatagtaccattttttcatgtttacactaactatTTTTATCCTTACTTTTAATGAAAgataaaagacacttataccaCTAAGGTtgactaatctagacttaggtttagagttgaatgGTGAGATAaaatttttggaatgtgaaatttaggattctaataaatatataaataaataattaaaaaaattttaaaaaattttaaaatagtttcaaacataattttcgattttcaaaaagaaattttgtaaaaacattaaaaaaaaatttgaaaaaaattcaaaaataaatttataaaaaagttcgaatttgaaaaagtataatttgaaaacattaaaaaatattattattatttattttatttatttaaataatgatttattatatatatagataacaaaggtatgttgattaaaaaaatataacaagagtataagagtcttttgccacttaatgaagaacatattttgaaaatgttctctcaatagtggtaaagatgaaaaatagtaacatgaaagtggtaaacataaaatttctccGAAAAATAACATAGGGTTGGAGATGTCTAAGACCAAAGGCTGTTGTTTTCGTGGAGGCAGCGGTTGTGGAGGAGGTTGCGGCGGTTGTGGTGGTTAAAGTTCTCCGTCGAAATTACCCTTTATGGTTTCTTGTTCGCGTGGTCGTATGAGTTTTATACATACAATCCAATGTTCTTATTTTGTGTGATCATCTAGAAAGTGTATATAGATGATCACTTGTATATTGTAATGAATCCTAAAAGGTGAAAGTTACTATTGGTAATTCTGAAATTTGTTGGGTTACAATTGGTTTAATTTTATCTATATAGACGCTTGGTGACAAGATTTCACTACACCAGCATTTTATTAAGAATTTGTGACTAACATGAAATTTCaaacataaatacaaattattttcattCAATTTTTGTTAGAAGTTCAAAGGATATATGAGTACTAAACATTCTACTGAAATTTCCCCAAAACACTAAttttaaatactatttaaagaaaatatgtcTGTCAAATGTTCGTCGTATTTCCCTTTCAAATACTAATGGTAGGGATGgacgttcgggtacccattcgggttcggtttggatttaatctggtttcgggttttcggatttAAAGATTTCAGCCCAATTCGGGTATtactaaatttcggttcgggtccggtcggatctttgcgggttcggttcggattcggataacccatttaaattatttttaaaattttaatattcattatatgcttaaaaattctcaaaatctataaaacaaaataatatattacatataaatttgtataatatatgtcaaaatacctaaaattaacatataaattggtttgatttgaatatttggattgaaaatcaataaatatttcaaGCATTGTTGTCGTTTGAagatattttagctattttagtcatttatttttgactatatatgtatattttcaagtattttagacaacttaaaagtatattatatattttggatgtttttaaatctatttcggttacattcgggtacccgagatatttcgggtcgggttcggttttggttctttagataaaaaaattttgaaccccttcggatatttaatcaatttcgattCGGATTTGTTACTACTTTTCGGACcgaattcggttcggttcttcggatccggGTTTTTTGCCCAGTCCTAACTAGTCGACTCGGTGGTTTAGGCCGTTTCTCGCTGGAACATCAGATAATTTGAGTCATATTCTCtgtcgatccgtttttttttttgtggtagtatatattttcaattttgaaaGTACCACTGTAAAATTAGGAACATATACAATATGTGTCGAAATTAATGTCCTATGTTTTACCGTGTTTTTGCAGATCATAAACTTTGCAACGGTTAACATGATTATGTGTAGTCAAAATATTTGGATTTTGTATTGTCCAAAAATGCATTTCTATATAGTGTATGGTTTAGAATGTTTTCCAACATGTTCCCGCATGAAAACCTTacgttttttatataaaaaaacatggCCCACATGCAGGACTCATAGGGTAAGTGATGCGCTTTCTATTTCGTATTTCTTGTAAATTCACAGGAAAAGTTTGATTGGTCTTTAAAAAAGCTTGCTTGGTAGACCATGCAAGTTCAATCATCTCattcactaaaatataaatttaaaaagagaatgtgtattttttttttgacatcaaaagagaatgtgtaatatatatgatatatcataTATCAAGTGTAGTTGTTAGCACGCATGACTAAGTCTATCATGTATTGTTTCTATGGAATTTCAACTATTCAATCATAGACCTTATATCTCATTTTAGATTGACCATTTAATATTTCCTTGAAAACTAATAAACAAGAAAAGTTTATCTACTTGCTAGTTGATTGAAATTTCCACTTCAATTAtgtgtttttggtttatatattttgattgattcaaaaattgatatagtatttataaatccaagtaaaatatgcatatttttatatttcggattagtatttacaaattCAGAGAtttttccctcggatttgaatctttgtatttttaacaaaaaaatccaaaaaaattcagttaaatccattataaaatcaaatttataagtaaattcgtacgattgaataacacttgatttgatatagaatttatgaatcattagaccaataacaattaattttaatacagatttaaaattatagaactaaacactaaatttagttaagattttcacattaaaatacaacaaccaatattTAGTTATCAGCTTATATACTAAGTCAAAGGAGCTGTCTATATAGGAAAGGGCaaatgattattttgttttatgtcAAGGCAATTGATCAAATGTATATCACCAGAAAACTATAAAACAAAGCCTTACAAATATTGTTTATAGACATTTGTTACTACAGTCGCGATGTGTCTTCTCTTTGTGCTATTACGCGCGTCGTCGCTTGCATAGGAAGGCGAAGTCATCACTGCCTGGAAATGACGTCAAAAAGGGTGAAACGACGTCAGACACGAAAGATGGAGGTCTTGTTGTCATGTCGTCGGGAAAGAATGATAAGACCACCGGATGCTGTGTGTTCGGCGCAGAAGGAGGTGATTGCGGTGGTTGTGAAGGCGGTTGTGGAGGTGGCTGTGGAGGTGGTTGTGGAGGCGGGTGCGGAGGTGGCGGcggttaaaatttaatattaggGTTATGTATGGTTATTGTAACTTTGTGATTTCTGTGCGtgtgattttattatttgtacaTGCAAGATATGAAGTGTGATGTATATAATTTCTTGTGAGAATGAAAGTTGAATCATGAATATGTATATTGCAAAATGAGTCATATATATAGGTTTTTGAGTGgataattataaagttttggaaaacattaaatgaaattatattctatacaattatttgcgaagtgattttttacacgttaaaagttagatcGGTTAATGTCAATGTTATCCctaatgaataattatatttatttgtaataatttatttcttttaataataaatagatatctataattaatttataaatcgtgatattgactaatatatatcaatctaaactcttaattatttttgtgattattttttaaagctgATAAGTTGCCATCAATTTAACTGAATATTATCTTTGATTCAAAAAGATGAAATTTACGAAGTAAttttcacattaaaattttaacctTAAAAGTTAGACCGGTAAATATCAATGTTACCACtaatgaataactatatttatttatcatatttttttttttaataaaaaattagatatttataactaatttataaatcgtGATATTGactaaatatatttcaaattagaCTCTTAATCATTTATGTGATTACTTTCAAAAGCTGATAAGTTGCCATCAATTCTGAATATTATCTTCCATTAAAAAAGTGAAATTtatgaaactatatatatactaaacccTATTAATGTTTGTCGTGTATGCTCATATGTTTAGgttttagtttagtttataCCTTTATATATTAGTCGAAGTTATATTGCTTCTCGTATGTGATTTTGTTGTATAACGGTGATCATTAACCAGGGGTGTTCTCACCCTTGTTGGAAAAAGGCGGCAGCTTTAGGCCCCCATTTTCAATTACAATTTAGGGCCCCATTTTTACTAAATATGCATTCACTTATGTTTTAATGGAATGCACAATAAACAAGttatatgaaatattgtttGAAGTAACTATGTTTCTGTATAtattccatataaatatatgtttctttttttattttaaaagaaaatgttttttagaTTTCATTATTCAATTTTGTTGTATGCACTCTTATGATTTTCTACATTTTGTTCTTAActcattaatttataatttactcaataggattaaaaaaaaaatcatgtttttcttGCCTTAGGCCCCTCAAATTGTAGGCACGGCAGTGTCATTAACACAATCATTACATATCAGAAGTAGCTGTTTCATCTCCATCTCCAAtcgtttgttttgttgtttccttttatgtttttctatttttttttaaaatagatggACTACCAATAAATCgagaaataaaacaagaaaggtacatgtttttttttctaaagagaAAGGTACATGTTATCATGTAAAATTtgtgtttttgtctttttgacAAAGATGATAATTTGGTTTCCGACGAGATGTAATCGAATAACTTTTAAGACGAATTATCTACTTTACACTAAGTTTGATTCTTAATGGTGATGAATGATATCAacaataacatataaaaaaattgttcttgTAAATAAAATTTCACATTTATATCACGAACAATGAGAAAAGGTTTTTCGTTTATGGTTTTTGGTAgggcaaaaataaaattttaatattggaGAGTTTGGAATCTGCTCTTCAATGAAAAcgtaaaattcttttttttttttttttttcatcatgcattattttatttatattgatatatccatgctaataaaaatttaaagtgatTCTAACAGACTTGTAAGATTtggaccatatatatatatatatataactaagaaTATTTATCATGTAAGCGCacgtttgaaaaaaaaatatttgtatgcacacataaaaattatacaaaacaaTACATATTCAAAAGCATAAACCATGTATATACATAATGATCAACTATTGCAATTGTTACAGAACGAAATCtagtaaataaaattgtattaacgTATGTGCTATAAATGATCATGCATAGAATTCATTCACTTTCATTTATGGAGACAACGTAACAACGTACTACACAACAACGTTCATCTCTCTCCTCTACAAGTGTTTAAGCTCATGGACAGAGACATCAGGAATGCCATCACTGCAAGACAGCACAAGAGGAACTTAATTTCGAGGACTCATGTGCCTTTGGATTAGAtgatttcttcttctgattctatAACTACtgactttcttgttttttatctaatttttgcCAAGAAATAAGTGTGTAAAAGTCTTAGCTTGTTTAGGACAAACTTTTCATTTAGTTAAATGATATttacagtttagcaaaaaaaaaaaagaattcattCACACGTTCTCCTTCTCGCAGCCGAACCCTAAAGAGAGGAACTTTGCGTTAATCGATCTGCTGCTCCGGTGGTCGTGATTCTCACCGCCACGGGAGCGGTCCCTGTCGTCTCTGTTTATATGTCTTCGGTCTTTGTCTCTGCGTTTTGACATCCGGTGGTTCGTGGCTTCAGATCTAGGTTTGGAGGAGATTCGATGGTCTGGTATCGGATCTGTGGCTCTATAGCTTGGGTTGGAGCTTCTCTGGACGTTGGGCTTGATGGTTTTTTGTGCGTCGATGGTGAGTTTGTCGATCTGGTTCCAGGGCCGTGAAGTTTAGCTGTCAAGCTTGAGTCTGAAATCCTCCTGTTTGTGGCCACTCCGAGGGTGTCTTTCTTGTGTTGTGTTTTAGTCTTCAGTCCTAGGTTGGTCTGGGGTGTTGGTTTGGAGATCAAGTTTAGTAATCACTTTGTGGATTGCTTGGATTGCTTCTCTAGGGTCGAACTGTGTTTCAGGTGTGCAGTTGCAGGTTATAGCTGGCTCTGATGTGGGTTTTTATTCTCTTCCATTGATCCTGGTCAAGCGCCCTTCAGGCGTCCTTTGGTGGTTTCGAGCTTGTATCTCAGTTTATGCTTCGGGGGTTGAAGGAGGTTTAGTGTGTAAGCAGGCTTGAGTTTGTTTGGGTTGGCGACTTGTTTAGAAGGAGCTTTTGCTGAGGCCTTGGTTGGATTTGATCTGATGTGGTCTCTGTGATGTTTGTTCTTTCTGAGGCTTTTAGTTGCTGCTTCGTGTAGTCACTAGTTTGGTCTCGTCGTTCAGTCTCGGTAGTATTTTTAGGTCTTCATTTGATGTGTCGAAGCGGGGAAGCTGTGCAGTTCCTTGGTTTGCATCCTACGGGTTCTCCGGACTTCTTGGTAAGGGGCTGTGGAGCTTATGCTCAATCGCGACGGTCTTGGAGCAGTCAATCGCCAATCGTGTATGTGTCTCATCgttggttgctcgggttgatgGCTTGTTCTCTGGTGGCTTCTCTTGCTTGAAGAAGTGGTAAGTGTGTTGTTTGCTTGTGGTTCCTTAGGAACGGTAGTGGAGATTTCAGCTCAACTCTAATAATTAAGACCTGTCGCTTTCCTTCTCAATCCTGCTTCCGGTTTCGACAAACTTCATCTTGTTTGAAGTTATGCTTGTGCTCCAGCAGGCGTTTAGcctctttttccttcttttgtCTCTTGAGTTTGTAGAATATGTTTTAGTGTAAGCGTTTGGTTCCGGGTGGTAACTTGTACACGCCGGCTTGTGGCTCCAGAAAGGGATTATACCTTTGCTGGTTATGTTGTAAGAACTGTTGAAAATCTATCAttaatctacaaaaaaaaaaaaaaaaattcattcacTTTGAGCGCGTGGAATGACATCGGGGCCAAAATAATTGCTAGCGGTCGAGACTGCTTGGACCTCCAATAATGAGAATCAATAATGATGCATTTGTATGTTTCTGAAAGACTATCTACATTCATTAGGACTCCACAAACTTTGTTCGTGAACTGAATTAAATCAACTACCTTATTGATTGGCGCTTATCTCTCATTATCCTGCAACTTCTCTTTTCTTCACTCTTCAATTTAGCGTTTTTCAacgaaacaaacaaacaaaatttataaaaaaaatggatgATCACTTCAAAACCATTGTTATAGTAGTTATCACCAGTGTTTTGGTTGGGGCAGTGGTTTTTTTGATATGTTGTTCCAATTGCATTAATAAAAAGCAGAAACTTCGATTGCCGGAGCCGCCACAGGTTCAACGACGGATGATAGTCAGTGATCCTACACGTCAGCCAAGTGGAATTCATCTGGAAAATGGTAAGATTTATTAAGAAATGAGAAACTTTGCTCACTTTCGACTAAGTCTAGGTTCTtacttgttttttcttttttttttttttttttttttgcaatgatAAAACTTTTCCGGTTAAGCTGACTTTTGTAATATCTTATAAAACCCTCTCATTTCATTTACTGAAAttcatattgaaaaaaaaattgaggaaGTTTGTTACAAATAAGTCTTCTTTACTATAACACTAGTGGTATTTTCCGGCGCGTAGGTTCATATGTTTTATtctctactaattttcaaatgaattcaatttttttatctattcatTTGATAGTGGTTAGAGATAGTagtttattactttattttgaagttgtttATGTCAAAAATGAATAGTATAAGTGGTTTCACTAATCgattcaataaaaatagaataaatagctGATAACTGcaccaaaataaatatagttgaacttaaaacataaagtaaaattgatgttccaaaaaaacatgtaaatgcatgtgtttgtttttgtttatgggAAAGTTCACATGTATGAcataatgaaattaaaatttggaaaaagaTGACATAGACAATTTAGTTCGTAGGAGATATAAATCTCCAAAGAAGATGCTCTTTCGCTGCTTGGAGTATTATTTTTATCGTAAAAGAGCgatgtaattttttaattcgTAGGAGATATAAATCTCACATATAttacttatttaaattaataatatgaaCATTCCCTATATTTATGGTAATTAATACTTTCCATATTTTGTGAATTATAATAATTCTAATTTTTATGCAAACTATACACtccattaaatttaaatatatttttttcatgcaTAGTATTATTTAACGATCgaatatg
This genomic window from Brassica napus cultivar Da-Ae chromosome A5 unlocalized genomic scaffold, Da-Ae chrA05_Random_18, whole genome shotgun sequence contains:
- the LOC125594230 gene encoding uncharacterized protein LOC125594230, translated to RKKKKTPSSNLSPPRVKKAKPRKKDGGFSVVTSGPNTISNGWRCLRPKAVVFVEAAVVEEVAAVVVVKVLRRNYPLWFLVRVVSRCVFSLCYYARRRLHRKAKSSLPGNDVKKGETTSDTKDGGLVVMSSGKNDKTTGCCVFGAEGGDCGGCEGGCGGGCGGGCGGGCGGGGG